A stretch of the Ornithodoros turicata isolate Travis chromosome 4, ASM3712646v1, whole genome shotgun sequence genome encodes the following:
- the LOC135390885 gene encoding maltase-glucoamylase-like isoform X1, with the protein MIAGIWRTVWSGACKRAGNHAGQVNICKARASTRFLLFLRARCGTVIRGCGPWTTKNTEEPLGTLLHSKMEPLSKTGASAGGGTFTVSEEREPPANRRVKRSTVIIACMTLVVLLVAAIALLVVYYKPQGHQGQAGVSASEFPRFCDWPRDDAPGADKCYQKLDSFGYKVVSGKVEDDKQDSEIQLKFSTELDTPPVSDVIRNVTLSVTKLNNNTLRIKMYDSDNQRYEVPVQDNFTLLDEQHSADNPAYTVEQGVTPKGYFSFTVKRKDSETIILDTSVGNMVLADQLLQFVTKLATKNVYGFGENPHVSYRHKFDSTTWPMFARDEGPDEPPKNVYGVHPFWMCLEKDGKAHGVLLLNSNAMEYTFHPDQILQLVSIGGILDFFVFVGDGPNHVVELYTDLIGKPFLPPYWALGFQLSRYGYNSVANLTQVLDRNHAANIPQDVQHIDIDYMHERIDFTIDPVDFAGLQETLSRYTERGLKIVTIFDPAIIANRSGYDTYKRGFHQDVYIKWPSDVTNENRSNPWNDEVTMDVMYGQVWPPGPVAFPDFFKDSTGVWWEQEIASFLKSLTFHAIWIDMNEPADFSTNMFIPTLCNKKRAEDNECWRLRCPKNRYDDPPYATAAATQYGEKNRLRDKTICMVGVQGDRNQYRHYDVHNLYGWSQAVATHKVINNVFPERSFVLSRSTYVSSGRYAGHWLGDNLSRWTDMHRSIIGMLEFNMFGIPYVGADICGFFGEPTPELCTRWMQLGAFYPFSRNHNFIGDPSQDPASFEADIQNIMRDALKVRYSLLPYLYTLFYHAHTRGTPVVRALLNEFPKDEKTYDIDRQFMWGGSLLISPILEEGQKEITYYLPEGRWYDFYSGEMQQSNGAEFTKNNLTLESRTPLHVRAGTVLPTQKAAINTKEMGSSNFSLLVYVDESGEATGDLYWDDGVTKDPVVNDEYLYYTFKVQSNTLTVSTEHGSAKTPPPSVNKIVLMQASEPKSVTIPGVPKDKIAIRLQSPHVVNIEIDEGLLLGTDSSSGKLEISWAEQH; encoded by the exons CCTCTGCAGGAGGGGGAACGTTCACCGTGTCGGAAGAAAGAGAACCACCCGCCAATCGTCGTGTAAAGAGAAGCACTGTCATCATCGCCTGTATGACCCTCGTCGTCTTATTGGTTGCCGCCATTGCCCTCCTTGTGGTTTACTACAAGCCACAAGGACATCAGGGACAAG CTGGCGTCTCGGCGAGTGAGTTCCCGCGCTTCTGCGACTGGCCGCGGGATGACGCTCCAGGCGCCGACAAGTGTTACCAGAAACTGGATTCGTTTGGCTACAAAGTCGTGTCCGGCAAAGTAGAAGACGATAAGCAGGATTCCGAAATCCAACTCAAATTCAGCACGGAGCTGGATACGCCCCCTGTCAGTGACGTCATTAGGAACGTCACCCTGAGTGTGACGAAGCTCAATAATAACACACTCCGCATCAAG ATGTACGACAGCGACAACCAGCGCTACGAAGTCCCTGTACAAGACAATTTTACGCTCCTCGACGAACAACACAGCGCAGATAATCCCGCTTACACGGTCGAACAAGGTGTCACACCCAAGGGATATTTCTCCTTCACGGTCAAGCGAAAAGACAGCGAAACTATAAT ATTAGACACGTCCGTGGGGAACATGGTGCTGGCCGACCAGCTGCTACAATTCGTCACGAAGCTGGCGACGAAGAATGTGTACGGCTTCGGCGAGAACCCGCACGTCAGTTACAGGCACAAGTTTGATTCCACAACGTGGCCCATGTTCGCGAGGGACGAAGGGCCCGACGAG CCCCCCAAGAACGTGTACGGAGTCCATCCATTCTGGATGTGCTTGGAGAAGGACGGCAAAGCTCACGGTGTATTGCTGCTCAACAGCAACGCGATGG AGTACACCTTCCATCCTGACCAGATTCTACAGCTCGTTTCCATCGGTGGAATTTTGGACTTCTTTGTGTTCGTCGGCGACGGACCGAACCACGTCGTCGAGCTTTACACAGAC CTGATCGGGAAACCGTTTTTACCGCCTTACTGGGCACTGGGCTTCCAGCTTTCACGATACGGATACAACAGCGTGGCGAACTTGACCCAAGTGCTCGACCGCAACCACGCAGCGAATATACCTCAG GATGTGCAGCACATCGATATCGACTACATGCACGAGAGAATCGATTTCACCATAGACCCTGTCGATTTTGCTGGTCTGCAAGAGACGCTGTCGCGGTACACGGAGCGTGGACTGAAAATCGTCACAATTTTC GATCCAGCTATCATCGCTAATCGCAGTGGGTACGACACTTACAAGCGAGGCTTTCATCAGGATGTTTATATTAAATGGCCTAGCGACGTCACTAATGAGAACAGGAGCAATCCGTGGAACGATGAGGTTACAATGGACGTTATGTACGGACAG GTGTGGCCGCCGGGACCAGTGGCGTTCCCGGACTTCTTCAAGGATTCAACCGGCGTCTGGTGGGAACAGGAAATTGCGTCGTTTCTTAAAAGTCTCACCTTCCACGCCATTTGGATA GACATGAACGAGCCAGCCGACTTCAGCACCAACATGTTCATTCCGACCTTGTGCAACAAGAAGCGCGCTGAAGATAACGAATGTTGGAGACTGCGCTGTCCAAAGAACAGATACGACGATCCACCTTATGCAACAG CGGCAGCCACCCAGTACGGCGAGAAGAACCGGTTGAGAGACAAAACGATCTGTATGGTCGGAGTGCAGGGAGACCGGAACCAGTACAGGCACTACGACGTACACAACCTTTACGGATGGAGCCAAGCTGTAGCCACACACAA GGTCATTAACAACGTGTTCCCGGAGCGCTCTTTCGTCCTGTCAAGATCAACGTACGTATCTAGCGGCCGCTATGCTGGTCACTGGCTCGGAGACAACCTGAGTCGGTGGACCGACATGCATCGCTCCATTATCG GCATGCTGGAATTTAACATGTTTGGTATTCCGTAC GTGGGAGCTGATATCTGTGGCTTCTTCGGCGAGCCAACGCCTGAGCTCTGCACGCGGTGGATGCAGCTAGGAGCGTTTTACCCTTTTTCGCGAAATCACAATTTCATCGGCGATCCT AGTCAAGACCCGGCCAGTTTCGAGGCAGACATTCAAAACATCATGAGAGATGCTCTCAAAGTTCGCTATTCCCTGCTCCCGTACCTGTACACGTTATTTTACCACGCACACACCAGGGGCACTCCTGTCGTCCGAGCTCTGCTCAACGA GTTCCCGAAAGACGAAAAAACGTACGACATTGATAGGCAGTTCATGTGGGGAGGTTCCTTGTTAATTTCACCTATATTGGAAGAG GGACAAAAGGAGATAACATATTACCTTCCTGAAGGCCGCTGGTATGACTTCTATTCG GGTGAAATGCAACAGTCCAACGGAGCCGAATTCACGAAGAATAATTTAACTCTGGAAAGTCGGACGCCTCTGCACGTGCGCGCCGGTACAGTGTTACCAACGCAAAAAGCGGCCATCAACACCAAGGAAAT GGGAAGCTCCAATTTTTCCTTGCTCGTTTACGTCGATGAAAGCGGCGAAGCGACTGGCGACCTCTACTGGGACGATGGCGTTACTAAAG ACCCTGTTGTGAATGACGAGTACCTGTATTACACTTTTAAAGTTCAATCG AACACGTTGACCGTATCGACCGAACACGGTTCAGCCAAAACACCTCCGCCGAGCGTCAACAAAATCGTCCTGATGCAAGCTTCGGAGCCGAAGTCGGTCACCATCCCTGGCGTGCCGAAAGACAAAATTGCAATCCGGCTTCAAAGCCCTCAC GTGGTTAACATTGAAATTGATGAAGGCTTATTGCTCGGCACAGACAGTAGCTCTGGTAAACTTGAAATTTCGTGGGCTGAACAACACTGA
- the LOC135390885 gene encoding maltase-glucoamylase-like isoform X2: MIAGIWRTVWSGACKRAGNHAGQVNICKARASTRFLLFLRARCGTVIRGCGPWTTKNTEEPLGTLLHSKMEPLSKTGASAGGGTFTVSEEREPPANRRVKRSTVIIACMTLVVLLVAAIALLVVYYKPQGHQGQAGVSASEFPRFCDWPRDDAPGADKCYQKLDSFGYKVVSGKVEDDKQDSEIQLKFSTELDTPPVSDVIRNVTLSVTKLNNNTLRIKMYDSDNQRYEVPVQDNFTLLDEQHSADNPAYTVEQGVTPKGYFSFTVKRKDSETIILDTSVGNMVLADQLLQFVTKLATKNVYGFGENPHVSYRHKFDSTTWPMFARDEGPDEPPKNVYGVHPFWMCLEKDGKAHGVLLLNSNAMEYTFHPDQILQLVSIGGILDFFVFVGDGPNHVVELYTDLIGKPFLPPYWALGFQLSRYGYNSVANLTQVLDRNHAANIPQDVQHIDIDYMHERIDFTIDPVDFAGLQETLSRYTERGLKIVTIFDPAIIANRSGYDTYKRGFHQDVYIKWPSDVTNENRSNPWNDEVTMDVMYGQVWPPGPVAFPDFFKDSTGVWWEQEIASFLKSLTFHAIWIDMNEPADFSTNMFIPTLCNKKRAEDNECWRLRCPKNRYDDPPYATAAATQYGEKNRLRDKTICMVGVQGDRNQYRHYDVHNLYGWSQAVATHKVINNVFPERSFVLSRSTYVSSGRYAGHWLGDNLSRWTDMHRSIIGMLEFNMFGIPYVGADICGFFGEPTPELCTRWMQLGAFYPFSRNHNFIGDPSQDPASFEADIQNIMRDALKVRYSLLPYLYTLFYHAHTRGTPVVRALLNEFPKDEKTYDIDRQFMWGGSLLISPILEEGQKEITYYLPEGRWYDFYSVYSTLFDRVKCNSPTEPNSRRII, encoded by the exons CCTCTGCAGGAGGGGGAACGTTCACCGTGTCGGAAGAAAGAGAACCACCCGCCAATCGTCGTGTAAAGAGAAGCACTGTCATCATCGCCTGTATGACCCTCGTCGTCTTATTGGTTGCCGCCATTGCCCTCCTTGTGGTTTACTACAAGCCACAAGGACATCAGGGACAAG CTGGCGTCTCGGCGAGTGAGTTCCCGCGCTTCTGCGACTGGCCGCGGGATGACGCTCCAGGCGCCGACAAGTGTTACCAGAAACTGGATTCGTTTGGCTACAAAGTCGTGTCCGGCAAAGTAGAAGACGATAAGCAGGATTCCGAAATCCAACTCAAATTCAGCACGGAGCTGGATACGCCCCCTGTCAGTGACGTCATTAGGAACGTCACCCTGAGTGTGACGAAGCTCAATAATAACACACTCCGCATCAAG ATGTACGACAGCGACAACCAGCGCTACGAAGTCCCTGTACAAGACAATTTTACGCTCCTCGACGAACAACACAGCGCAGATAATCCCGCTTACACGGTCGAACAAGGTGTCACACCCAAGGGATATTTCTCCTTCACGGTCAAGCGAAAAGACAGCGAAACTATAAT ATTAGACACGTCCGTGGGGAACATGGTGCTGGCCGACCAGCTGCTACAATTCGTCACGAAGCTGGCGACGAAGAATGTGTACGGCTTCGGCGAGAACCCGCACGTCAGTTACAGGCACAAGTTTGATTCCACAACGTGGCCCATGTTCGCGAGGGACGAAGGGCCCGACGAG CCCCCCAAGAACGTGTACGGAGTCCATCCATTCTGGATGTGCTTGGAGAAGGACGGCAAAGCTCACGGTGTATTGCTGCTCAACAGCAACGCGATGG AGTACACCTTCCATCCTGACCAGATTCTACAGCTCGTTTCCATCGGTGGAATTTTGGACTTCTTTGTGTTCGTCGGCGACGGACCGAACCACGTCGTCGAGCTTTACACAGAC CTGATCGGGAAACCGTTTTTACCGCCTTACTGGGCACTGGGCTTCCAGCTTTCACGATACGGATACAACAGCGTGGCGAACTTGACCCAAGTGCTCGACCGCAACCACGCAGCGAATATACCTCAG GATGTGCAGCACATCGATATCGACTACATGCACGAGAGAATCGATTTCACCATAGACCCTGTCGATTTTGCTGGTCTGCAAGAGACGCTGTCGCGGTACACGGAGCGTGGACTGAAAATCGTCACAATTTTC GATCCAGCTATCATCGCTAATCGCAGTGGGTACGACACTTACAAGCGAGGCTTTCATCAGGATGTTTATATTAAATGGCCTAGCGACGTCACTAATGAGAACAGGAGCAATCCGTGGAACGATGAGGTTACAATGGACGTTATGTACGGACAG GTGTGGCCGCCGGGACCAGTGGCGTTCCCGGACTTCTTCAAGGATTCAACCGGCGTCTGGTGGGAACAGGAAATTGCGTCGTTTCTTAAAAGTCTCACCTTCCACGCCATTTGGATA GACATGAACGAGCCAGCCGACTTCAGCACCAACATGTTCATTCCGACCTTGTGCAACAAGAAGCGCGCTGAAGATAACGAATGTTGGAGACTGCGCTGTCCAAAGAACAGATACGACGATCCACCTTATGCAACAG CGGCAGCCACCCAGTACGGCGAGAAGAACCGGTTGAGAGACAAAACGATCTGTATGGTCGGAGTGCAGGGAGACCGGAACCAGTACAGGCACTACGACGTACACAACCTTTACGGATGGAGCCAAGCTGTAGCCACACACAA GGTCATTAACAACGTGTTCCCGGAGCGCTCTTTCGTCCTGTCAAGATCAACGTACGTATCTAGCGGCCGCTATGCTGGTCACTGGCTCGGAGACAACCTGAGTCGGTGGACCGACATGCATCGCTCCATTATCG GCATGCTGGAATTTAACATGTTTGGTATTCCGTAC GTGGGAGCTGATATCTGTGGCTTCTTCGGCGAGCCAACGCCTGAGCTCTGCACGCGGTGGATGCAGCTAGGAGCGTTTTACCCTTTTTCGCGAAATCACAATTTCATCGGCGATCCT AGTCAAGACCCGGCCAGTTTCGAGGCAGACATTCAAAACATCATGAGAGATGCTCTCAAAGTTCGCTATTCCCTGCTCCCGTACCTGTACACGTTATTTTACCACGCACACACCAGGGGCACTCCTGTCGTCCGAGCTCTGCTCAACGA GTTCCCGAAAGACGAAAAAACGTACGACATTGATAGGCAGTTCATGTGGGGAGGTTCCTTGTTAATTTCACCTATATTGGAAGAG GGACAAAAGGAGATAACATATTACCTTCCTGAAGGCCGCTGGTATGACTTCTATTCG GTATATTCAACTCTTTTTGACAGGGTGAAATGCAACAGTCCAACGGAGCCGAATTCACGAAGAATAATTTAA